Below is a window of Plasmodium gaboni strain SY75 chromosome 6, whole genome shotgun sequence DNA.
tataaaagcatttttcatttttcatttttaattttacatttcacaattattattatcatcttcttttatattttgtttaaGTTCGAATAAATAgatttttcctttttttttgggTTCTTCATTCGGTTCTTTATTTTTGAGTTGGTACGTTGAAATAGCCGTTAATCCAAAAAATTCACTGAACTTATTAtctaaaatatatatatatatatgtaattttatattttatgataaaaaaataaaatgatatacatgtatatttttttcctatCTCTTTTTATTACTGTCATGGTTTAATAAGGTACTACTGGGAAAAACACTAACGTCGTCACAACAATATTTTAAGTTGTATcttttcatcattttttacaaaaaaaaaaaaaaataaaataaaataaaaataataatatataaacaaaaaaacGCCAAACATGATagaaattaatatatatatatatatatatatatatatatatatattttataattataaattaatatgGCAAATTTTAatctaaaaaaataaaatacatacatattatatatatatatatatatatatatatttatatttatttatatttacatttttgagatattattgttatataacttttgtttttttatttgaataaggtttattaaaaaaactATGAATCAatcttttttctttaatgAAATACCAGTCATTTATTGCCCTTATTGTTTTGTTGAATGTTTGCTTTAGCTACCTTATAAAGAAGAACaatgttattataaataataatgataatttttatatttgcaattttttaaaagataaaaaaggaagaagaaaatataataataataactATAATAAGAAAACTATCAATGAAATAAAGAGTACCGTTAATTCAGAATGTGTAAATCAAGATGTTATGAAAAATGTTGATGAAACTTATGAGGGAAACAGAAATTTAATAGAAGAAGggaatgataatataatacaaaaaaaattcttaCAAGCATCAAAAGAAGatgattataattatttatatttttatcatatatataaaaaaatgaaattaataaaaagagaaaaatatatatataaccCAACAAAATATGAATCAGTACGgtcatatataaaaagagaattaaaagattgtttagatataaatacatcagcttatatttttaaacTTTCTGAAttttattcaaaaaatgTATTAGAAGTATCAGTTTATGttaatgaaataataaatattcttagtttttttacttttaatAGTGAACATAATTtgaaatataatgaaaacGAGGAAAATCAAAACACAACAAATGACATGttacaatataataagaaatatgCTAGTGATGACATGGATGATGAGGTTACTCATAGTACtgataataattctttGAATCATCAAAATGAAGGAGACACATCAGTATATGATACTATCataaataaagatgataataataataataataatgaagatgattatgatgatgaaaacTATAATTCTTATGTGAGTGATAATATAGAAGACCATCATATACATACACACGACAATAAAGATCATTCAAATATTTACCcagataataaaatattgttACAAGACGATAAGAAAGATTGTTCAAATGCAAACGATATTTATGAtcagaaaaaaataaatagtATAATTGAAAAGACAAAAGAACAATATAATTCCAATGAACACAATttaaatgatgatgataatatttttaaaaaatataatgaaaatcaatcgaaaatgaaatttagtaaattaattaataaagatgaaaaatataaatcattctgcttttattttattcgACTCGTTGATTCAATAAGTGGACTTTTTTGTACTATTGCAAAAAGAAAGAAACGTGAAGAAATTTTGAActatttaaaaaatttaaaaattatgcaaaatattaaaaattataatattaataatttacatTTTGATACTGAttttatgatttatattatcagattaacaaaatataaagatatgAATTTTCTTTGCTccttaaaaaaattaaaagaatatacaactgaagatataaaaaaaatattcctTAATTGcttatatgataatttacTGGATCTATCTTATCTAAAAAATCTACAAGACGATTTTATCAAAAgagaaaatgaaaaaaaaaaaaaaaaaaacgCCTTAACAAGTCAGGTATTTTCCAATTCTGTTCATACcattaataaaaatggaaCAGATGATAATACACTTGTTACTgcaaatattaaatatgaaagtttaagaaaaatagaagaacaatataatgatttattaaaagagTATTCCcaagaaaaaattattaaaagtaATGAAATCTATTGTAATGAAAATgatttgaaaaatattataatacaaattttaaataaagatgtttttaaaaataagaaaaaaatattaaataatatgaacaatgGTACTAATAAAATGTTGGCTAGTCAAAGTGggaataataaaaaaaaaaaaaaaaaaatagcTACAAATACAAAcatgaataatatttctctaattgatatatttgaaataaaagaggaaaaattatatgacattttgaaaaattatccacatatagaaataaataacaacaacaacaataataataataataatatcaatacgctaataaaaaaaatgaataaattaCTTGAATCATACagtattaatataaatattcatttgGTCAAAAATGACAAAACGTGTGTGGAGGAACATAGCACTCTTCCATGTtcaaatgaaaataaaaaagaagaacAAAACCAAATAAgtgatgaaaataaaataaatgaaaaaaacaaaaacatTGAAAAGAATGAAGAATCTAAGAACACTGTACCTTGTAATGTAAAGGATGTAAATTTTAGTAATGTTTCCTTGTCagatattaaaaaatatatatcttacAAAAGGAGTATAGAAGAACAATTTAGAGATTATCAAGTTGatgaattaaaattaaatgaaataaaagaacaaaaacaaaatgaaaattttgAAAGTGAAACaataaatgtaaaattaaataaaatgaataacAACAAATTAGAGAACAACGTGGAgttaaaaaatgaaaacaTAAATACTCAAAgtgaaaattataataagaCTAATGAAAAAGATGAAGGAGAtgtatttaaatattttgatattacagaaaaacaaaattatataacttttgaatttaataattatatattagaaGACCAGGCATcattaaatgaaaaatataatcaGCAACTAACAGAGGATGGGAATAAAAGTGACATGCCCAGTTATTGTTATGAACAAAATCAAAAATTCACAGATGAACAAATGGAAGaaattttgaaaaaaaattttccAGAAAATATTAAGGATGTAGAAGATAACAATATGGAAGTGCAAAATGGTATATCGGGTGGTGAGAATGGCATGTCAAATGATGAGATGGATGTATTAGATGATGAGACGGAGGAATTAAATGACGAGACGGAGGAATTAAATGATGAGACGGAGGAATTAAATGATGAGATGGAGGAATTAAATGATGAGACGGAGGAATTAAATGACGAGACGGATATATTACATGATGATACGGATATATTACatgatgaaaattatatgttaGATGACAAAAATGATGACATTAATTTAGAAGACGACCTTATAGATGACGATTTTTCAGGTGAGAACATTTCAGAAGACAACGCCCgtagaagaaaaaaagaaaaacgaaaagaaaaaattaaagaaaacaaggaaatagaaaaattaaaattgTGGTTCgataatatagataataaaaagtataaaTACAATTTCGAAAATCTTTATTATAAGACATTAGAGGAAAAAATGGagatattattatatattttaaaaaatgagaagacaaaaaaaaaagtaattGTATGCTCTGATGAGgaagaaaagaaattaataaaaatgaaatgtCAAATTGAAAATGTGgaatatgataatatgttaaatacattaaagaatattaaacattttataaacaaagaaaataattatcataaagcatgttttatttttatgaaagAAATTGAAAATACTTTAGAGTtaagaaaaatatgtaCAAATTTGTCAGAACAAGATGATATGAATGATAAGAATGATAAGGATCATAAGAATGATAAGGATCATAAGAATGATAAGGATCATAAGAATAATAAGAAtgagaaaaatattatgaatcGTGATGATATGACCTTTTATCATTTTGCTGAAAATATACCTAAGTCTATTGTATACAAAAAACTTTTTTATTCGATTACAAATAATGAAGACagttatttattttatttaaagtctaaaaataaaaatgataaaaagGAAGATGATAGAAGAAAAGAAGTAAAAGGTAATACAAAATATGCTAAATCTAATGGTAgcaataataatatatttgtaccttataataaaagaataaagaaaagaaaattatcaaaaaatgAAGAGAAATGGTTAGATTTTAGAAGAAGGAcgttaaaaaaaattgaagaaatgaaaaaaaaagctgaattattgaaaaagaaaaaagcACAAAAAAGGgataacaaaataaaaaaaattgttgCAAAGTTGAAAGccaaaaacaaaaaaatattaaaaaggcaaaaataaaaaaataaaacataaaaaaataaaaaataaaaaaataaaaaataaaaaaattacaaacgtgaatatataaataaataaaaatatacatatatatatatatatatatatatatgtgaacctttttcttattatatgttttaatttttgcTTGTTCATccattttgttttattttttcaaacATCTCTTTGAAGAGATCATCCGCGTGAAACTCTGTAGAgtgatgaaaaaatatatgtacatacatatatatgatatatataaatatatgtatatataaacacCTATATGTGTAGACataattcttttttgtaataatattattatatattatatattgtttattatttattttttttattttttttattattataaccttcgtttttttttttgattaatattttattttgtaaacAGTCATATATTTCAAAGGTAAGGTCGTCTGtacatttttcttttatgACGACCCCtacaaattataaaataaaaccAAAGGAGgcataaataaataaataaatatatatatatatatatatatatatatatatatatatacatatatacatatacacCTTGTGGTGATAACAAcaaaatgtatatatttttttctttgttttatataaataccTTTCAAATTGAAGGATATAAgatcttttaatttttgaaatatatcACAATAACGATAATCATAAATAATTTCTATATTTCgattaaataataaatcgctagtttttattattttattatattttccaatttttttcattttgaaATAGGGGTACTTTAAAATTTGATGTTTATGTATCATATCATTTTCGCTGACATTCCtgatttttttaattcttgTTCCATCACTAAAATGAGGGCATAtagaaaaaacaaaaaaaatcaaaagGTAATCTTAGATAATTATGTGTggatatataataaaatggaaatgtaaatgtaaatatatatatatatatatatatatacatatatatatatatttttatttttttattttttttttttacatttttgGATTCATGAATTGCTTCCACTCCTTGGCACTCTTAAAATGAATCCTTCGACATAATTCAAATGagaatttatatatttttttcattttaaaaaaaaaaaaatataaaaggaatattttccatttaaaagaaaataaaaatatgtacCTAACAagatatgaaaaaaaaataaacaattatgtgtcatataaaaaatgttgaataatatatatatatatattataaaaatggaaaaaatatatatttattcttttttatataaatatttgtaGATAGATCACTATGAAcagttaaaaaaaaaatatatttatatatatatattttatttatttattatatttaaaacaaATGAGAAGATGAGATAATGTtcaattattttttaagaaGCATTAAAAACTGTAAAAGCAAAGACGATGTTACTCATTTAAGCAGAAAGTTCctaaaaaatatttatcattttaatacatatgaaatatctctatgtataaataaattttcaAAAATTTCTTTTGAGGATCATTTATTTTGGAATCATTTTTGTTTACTAATAACAACAAGAGATGAAAACCTTGTGAAGAAATTTTTATTgaccaaaaaaaaaaatgacattaataataacaagtgtgatgataatgtatattataaatgtgATAATTATGATGACTATAAGATTATGAAGGTAGATAAGAAACTACCTaattttgataaaaataaaagagatgaaagaaataataatatttctattaaaaatgtgacatataaaaacaaagatgatattattgaatataaattatttgatgaagaagaaaaaaaaaaaaaagataaattattacatctttttaatatagaAGAATTATGTTTAATTCTTAATTCATTATCGaaagtaaatataaaaaatgatgatatattaaaatatgcTTCTCACAAATTAATCAGTCATATAAACttgaataaatatttaataaatacTATAAAAGCCCTTACTTCTTTGTCTGGTCAAACACAAGGAAGAAAAAATCAAACTATTgaaatgaataattatgatgataaaaaaaattgtagTAATACAAATCGGTGTAATGACAATATGTATGAATCAATAAATGTACACCATATTCTACATGATAAGATATATCAGAACATAAACAAcatacataatattttgacAGAGAAAGATATAAGTATATTAATTGAACTTATGATTACACATAATgatatagataataaaaataaagaaaataaattattgGGTGATAACAATATTGCAATGAAAAATACAAACATGGATAGTAAGACAATAAAagagaaaataaatacatataatgataatatatatgataataatatatataatatatatgataataataataataatatatataatatatataataaccATGTTAGggttcattttttaaaaaaaaaattatttgataGCCTAAAAAAAGTAAACCATATCAGTGAACAAAGTATCTCTCTTATTTTACAAGCATGTAGTAAATCGtcagaaaaaaataaacaactgttagatattttaaaagttattataatattaaaattaaaaaaagaaaaaaaatgttcTGATATTTTTCTTAGTAGTGTTATACATTCATATGCTTCtattaattataaagataaaatattattcaacatattatcaaattatatatttaccaatattaattatattaatataaaagcattaattattatattaaatagTTATGTCaatattcaaatattaaatattaaattatttacTATAGCCTTAAATAAGCTAGCTAAAAAAGATGTCATATTGAATTTATCAAATCAATGTACATCcaatattataacaatatatacaaaaacgtatcattatttagataaacaaaaaattcattttatatttaatacaATCATTCAAAGAATAAAACATGAATATAACGAATATAATAAGTATGATAAGAATAATACACAccttaaaaaaaatgatacTTATAATAAATCGGTTTCGATTTCTACAACACCattaataaacaaaaaagaaaacaacaaaacaataaataattataataataataataataataataataattataattataatttagAAGAGGGGGGTATGTCATATAAACATTTTCCATATTTAAAGTACATACCAcgtaatataaatattacaaataaaaagagagaaaaatataaaaatcaaACCGATCAACGAGAGAGTAACCAACTTGttgatgaaaataaaattttcatGTTAAATTTCTTAACAAAACATCTAactaatatattaaataatttaagtaaattaaatatggctgatacaaaattatatgaaatattttcatttcttattctcaaaaaaaaaaaaaataatatcaacAAACTTGACCTTCTTAATATCACAAGTGCTTATTCAAGAGGTGCATATAGAAACgaacaaatatataatctaataatagaatattcaaaacaatatattctaagtaatgatttaaaatatgtagaatttattaatttatttacaaGCATTAGTACGTTTTATATacttgaaaaaaatgaatattcTGATACATACAAAGTGAAATTTCATGAAATTNNNNNNNNNNNNNNNNNNNNNNNNNNNNNNNgagaagaagaaaaaattattaataaaaataaaacaaaagatatagatgatatatatatgaatgaCAATGTTAATgttaatgataatgataatgttaatgataatgataatgtTAATGTTAATGATAATGTTAATGTTAATGATAATGTTATAGGTTCACATAATCCAACTGACacttataataataaaaaaaagaatgCATGTGAAAAAATAACTGAAAAACAAATATCACATTGTTTAAATTATTCAAAGAAAGAACTAtatagtaataaaaatacaaactcttatgaaaataataatatagttacacatatcaataataatttaGATGATGTATTTgccaaaaaaaaatgtaaagATGTGCATGTGGataaatattgttataactatgataatataagaaataaaaatattttggataatttaaatattaatcatttagcttatatattatcaacattatgtaaattaaatatacatgatgaatatatttataataaatgtgttataaatataagaaagaaaatatttaaaatgaATTCTAAATGTTTATctatttatcttttatatataagtaaatttaatataattcaagatatatatataaaaaatattatagCTAGCTGTTATAAATTGcaatatgaaaaaaaacaaaaaattacaaatattaaaataaatataaataataatatatttttaaaaatgaatcatttatataaacaacTACTATcaaatgatattattaattcaatatatattatcagatgtttaataaaaaatgatgtagatatgataaaaaataatatgaatcATGGAACGAATTCAAATAATAGctataacaatatatatgtaatatattttaatttgctatatatatataatagcCTTTGTTCATCAAACaattataacattttatcaaataatattaatagaGATAAGAATGTAAATAcatgtaataataatagtaataataatagtaataataataataataatagtaataattaTACTTGTCGTGtgaataaaaatgaacactacaaaataaacaaaaaatgCCCTTCTTATATTTctgatgatgataataatattataaaaatggatgatatatattttgaagaacaagataatattataaaaacaagagaattaaatatacacaCTTCTTGCATACTTTTAAATAGCTTATCTTATTTATTAACAcatgtatatttttataatgaaaaatattataatataatatattatttattactatataattttaaatatgtttttaaaaaattaaaattaaaatatccaatttatcatttattatataatttaacagatttaaataataatgaacaagaaataaaaaatattgttcAAGATATTATGGATTCAGCAAGTCTAAgacaattatatatgtctatattaatgttatattatttgaatcCATTACAAGTATCTATTAAAAgtatacaaaataatattcttaataaatatcctttatttttattacaatatatatacttttttttgaaatatagtcctatattatcatttgaaaaatatcgttctatttataattctttgaataatataaaatttatttattataatgatgaCTATCCTcacaataataataaaaaaaaaattaatcATAAAAACGTGTGTCATAAAattgatgataataaaagaCCTAACATCTCAACTAGTGAATtaaatgtttataatatcatattaaatattttaagaaaaaaaaataaattacaACATTTTAATCTTTCAACaacttttaatatttatatgtattcagtggatatattaataacgtccaaaaaaaaaaaaaaaaaatcataaaaatgaacgagttattataaataaaaatataacataatatataaatatatatatattttgcCTTTATAGGGGcacaaaaattaaatgtatcatttatttttttgtttattttttatatatttattatatatttattatatattttttatatattttttatatatttattatatatttattatatatttattatatatttattatatatttattatatatttattatatatttattatatatttattatatattttttattttgaatcTAGGGcacataaaatatacatacatatataaatatatatatatatatatatatatttatatatttcttgATTTGTCATCACCTTTTTATAATGTTCcctttttaatatttttgttaaaattaaaaaaaaaaaaaaagtagttttattttaattttcaacaatatataaaatgataataaatattattatatataaatttacatatgtagaaataataactgcataaaaattatatgttgCATTAATATAAACGCTGCCgcaataaaaaaaaaaaaatctatatattatatttatatatatatatatatatatatatatatatatatatcgCTTGTGtaataacataaatatCGGCTTGTAGAATTACAAATTGTTTGACTACCAACTTGAGTAGTTTGAATGGCTCTCTATGAATTGTTGTTATCCACATAAATTTctgaaaaaaataaaaatgaaaatgaaaatgaaaataaatattatatataaataattatacaaatatatttaaatatttaaatatttaaatatttacatatttttatgtttttatattttatttttttattttttatcatcacatatttatttatttatttatttatatatatatattttttatttttttattatttttttttttttttgtataattCAGAGAATGAACACAGAAGGGGATTTAGAAAAGAAAATCGgaaatgtaaatataaatttagAAGGCCtagataaaataaagaaaaacaacttattatatatttttgatgatataaagaaaagtaataatgtagaagatttattattaagaATTAAGAAGTGTAAtgagaaaataaataatttaaatatatttgatgAGGATCCTATAGTAAATTTAAgaaatgataataatgataatgtATTAGttgattatatatttaaagaaagaaagaataattatatgataggtactaatataaataatagaGGAGAAATTACTGCAGATTTTGAAATTAATATAccttatattttaaaaactATAAATAGTTTAGAATTAAAAGCTAATGTTAGTAGTTTTTATACCAATAATTTATCTTTTCGATTTATAAgtccatatatatataaattaaagaattttaaattaatatttgaaACAAATTtaagtaatataaataatataaaatgtagttcatatattttaaaaacaaattcattcaaaacatatttattacaGAATAATCATTCT
It encodes the following:
- a CDS encoding hypothetical protein (conserved Plasmodium protein, unknown function), which translates into the protein MKKIYKFSFELCRRIHFKSAKEWKQFMNPKIDGTRIKKIRNVSENDMIHKHQILKYPYFKMKKIGKYNKIIKTSDLLFNRNIEIIYDYRYCDIFQKLKDLISFNLKGVVIKEKCTDDLTFEIYDCLQNKILIKKKNEEFHADDLFKEMFEKIKQNG
- a CDS encoding hypothetical protein (conserved Plasmodium protein, unknown function) — encoded protein: MKYQSFIALIVLLNVCFSYLIKKNNVIINNNDNFYICNFLKDKKGRRKYNNNNYNKKTINEIKSTVNSECVNQDVMKNVDETYEGNRNLIEEGNDNIIQKKFLQASKEDDYNYLYFYHIYKKMKLIKREKYIYNPTKYESVRSYIKRELKDCLDINTSAYIFKLSEFYSKNVLEVSVYVNEIINILSFFTFNSEHNLKYNENEENQNTTNDMLQYNKKYASDDMDDEVTHSTDNNSLNHQNEGDTSVYDTIINKDDNNNNNNEDDYDDENYNSYVSDNIEDHHIHTHDNKDHSNIYPDNKILLQDDKKDCSNANDIYDQKKINSIIEKTKEQYNSNEHNLNDDDNIFKKYNENQSKMKFSKLINKDEKYKSFCFYFIRLVDSISGLFCTIAKRKKREEILNYLKNLKIMQNIKNYNINNLHFDTDFMIYIIRLTKYKDMNFLCSLKKLKEYTTEDIKKIFLNCLYDNLLDLSYLKNLQDDFIKRENEKKKKKNALTSQVFSNSVHTINKNGTDDNTLVTANIKYESLRKIEEQYNDLLKEYSQEKIIKSNEIYCNENDLKNIIIQILNKDVFKNKKKILNNMNNGTNKMLASQSGNNKKKKKKIATNTNMNNISLIDIFEIKEEKLYDILKNYPHIEINNNNNNNNNNNINTLIKKMNKLLESYSININIHLVKNDKTCVEEHSTLPCSNENKKEEQNQISDENKINEKNKNIEKNEESKNTVPCNVKDVNFSNVSLSDIKKYISYKRSIEEQFRDYQVDELKLNEIKEQKQNENFESETINVKLNKMNNNKLENNVELKNENINTQSENYNKTNEKDEGDVFKYFDITEKQNYITFEFNNYILEDQASLNEKYNQQLTEDGNKSDMPSYCYEQNQKFTDEQMEEILKKNFPENIKDVEDNNMEVQNGISGGENGMSNDEMDVLDDETEELNDETEELNDETEELNDEMEELNDETEELNDETDILHDDTDILHDENYMLDDKNDDINLEDDLIDDDFSGENISEDNARRRKKEKRKEKIKENKEIEKLKLWFDNIDNKKYKYNFENLYYKTLEEKMEILLYILKNEKTKKKVIVCSDEEEKKLIKMKCQIENVEYDNMLNTLKNIKHFINKENNYHKACFIFMKEIENTLELRKICTNLSEQDDMNDKNDKDHKNDKDHKNDKDHKNNKNEKNIMNRDDMTFYHFAENIPKSIVYKKLFYSITNNEDSYLFYLKSKNKNDKKEDDRRKEVKGNTKYAKSNGSNNNIFVPYNKRIKKRKLSKNEEKWLDFRRRTLKKIEEMKKKAELLKKKKAQKRDNKIKKIVAKLKAKNKKILKRQK
- a CDS encoding hypothetical protein (conserved Plasmodium protein, unknown function); protein product: MFNYFLRSIKNCKSKDDVTHLSRKFLKNIYHFNTYEISLCINKFSKISFEDHLFWNHFCLLITTRDENLVKKFLLTKKKNDINNNKCDDNVYYKCDNYDDYKIMKVDKKLPNFDKNKRDERNNNISIKNVTYKNKDDIIEYKLFDEEEKKKKDKLLHLFNIEELCLILNSLSKVNIKNDDILKYASHKLISHINLNKYLINTIKALTSLSGQTQGRKNQTIEMNNYDDKKNCSNTNRCNDNMYESINVHHILHDKIYQNINNIHNILTEKDISILIELMITHNDIDNKNKENKLLGDNNIAMKNTNMDSKTIKEKINTYNDNIYDNNIYNIYDNNNNNIYNIYNNHVRVHFLKKKLFDSLKKVNHISEQSISLILQACSKSSEKNKQLLDILKVIIILKLKKEKKCSDIFLSSVIHSYASINYKDKILFNILSNYIFTNINYINIKALIIILNSYVNIQILNIKLFTIALNKLAKKDVILNLSNQCTSNIITIYTKTYHYLDKQKIHFIFNTIIQRIKHEYNEYNKYDKNNTHLKKNDTYNKSVSISTTPLINKKENNKTINNYNNNNNNNNNYNYNLEEGGMSYKHFPYLKYIPRNINITNKKREKYKNQTDQRESNQLVDENKIFMLNFLTKHLTNILNNLSKLNMADTKLYEIFSFLILKKKKNNINKLDLLNITSAYSRGAYRNEQIYNLIIEYSKQYILSNDLKYVEFINLFTSISTFYILEKNEYSDTYKVKFHEIXXXXXXXXXXXEEEKIINKNKTKDIDDIYMNDNVNVNDNDNVNDNDNVNVNDNVNVNDNVIGSHNPTDTYNNKKKNACEKITEKQISHCLNYSKKELYSNKNTNSYENNNIVTHINNNLDDVFAKKKCKDVHVDKYCYNYDNIRNKNILDNLNINHLAYILSTLCKLNIHDEYIYNKCVINIRKKIFKMNSKCLSIYLLYISKFNIIQDIYIKNIIASCYKLQYEKKQKITNIKININNNIFLKMNHLYKQLLSNDIINSIYIIRCLIKNDVDMIKNNMNHGTNSNNSYNNIYVIYFNLLYIYNSLCSSNNYNILSNNINRDKNVNTCNNNSNNNSNNNNNNSNNYTCRVNKNEHYKINKKCPSYISDDDNNIIKMDDIYFEEQDNIIKTRELNIHTSCILLNSLSYLLTHVYFYNEKYYNIIYYLLLYNFKYVFKKLKLKYPIYHLLYNLTDLNNNEQEIKNIVQDIMDSASLRQLYMSILMLYYLNPLQVSIKSIQNNILNKYPLFLLQYIYFFLKYSPILSFEKYRSIYNSLNNIKFIYYNDDYPHNNNKKKINHKNVCHKIDDNKRPNISTSELNVYNIILNILRKKNKLQHFNLSTTFNIYMYSVDILITSKKKKKKS